A genomic window from Tolypothrix sp. PCC 7910 includes:
- the hemH gene encoding ferrochelatase: protein MGRVGVLLLNLGGPDKLEDVGPFLFNLFSDPEIIRLPFRWLQKPLAWFIASRRTKTSQENYKQIGGGSPLRRITEAQGEALREQLSELGQEAKIYLGMRYWHPYTEEAIAQLTQDQIERLVILPLYPQFSISTSGSSFRLLEKLWQENPKLQPLEYTVIPSWYKQQGYLQAMAALIAQELEQYPNPDEVHIFFSAHGVPKSYVEEAGDPYQQEIEECTVLIMRTLNRPNAHTLAYQSRVGPVEWLQPYTEDALKELGEKGVKDLVVVPISFVSEHIETLQEIDIEYREIAEEAGIHNFRRVPAPNTHPVFIKALADLVIDSLKQPSLKLSQVTQMKKKVKMYPQERWEWGITTSAEVWNGRIAMLGFIALIIELVTGRGLLHMIGLL from the coding sequence ATGGGTCGTGTAGGCGTTTTATTACTCAATCTCGGTGGGCCAGATAAGTTAGAAGATGTTGGGCCATTTTTGTTTAACCTGTTTTCTGATCCAGAAATTATTCGCCTACCATTTCGTTGGCTGCAAAAACCTCTAGCTTGGTTTATTGCTTCACGGCGTACGAAAACATCACAAGAAAACTACAAGCAAATTGGCGGCGGTTCGCCACTGCGACGCATTACGGAAGCACAAGGAGAAGCACTAAGAGAACAATTGAGTGAGTTAGGACAAGAAGCCAAGATTTATTTGGGAATGCGTTATTGGCATCCCTATACTGAAGAAGCGATCGCACAACTAACTCAAGATCAGATCGAACGGTTGGTTATCTTACCCCTATACCCACAGTTTTCTATTAGTACCAGTGGTTCTAGCTTCCGTCTTCTAGAAAAACTTTGGCAGGAAAACCCCAAGCTTCAACCTCTGGAATATACTGTTATTCCTTCTTGGTATAAACAACAGGGCTATCTACAAGCAATGGCAGCACTCATTGCCCAAGAACTCGAGCAATATCCCAATCCTGATGAAGTTCATATTTTCTTCAGCGCTCATGGTGTACCTAAAAGCTATGTTGAAGAAGCAGGTGATCCCTACCAGCAGGAAATTGAGGAATGTACTGTTCTGATCATGCGTACCCTCAATCGTCCTAACGCCCATACCTTAGCTTATCAAAGTCGTGTAGGCCCTGTAGAATGGCTGCAACCCTATACTGAGGATGCGCTGAAAGAATTAGGAGAAAAAGGCGTTAAAGATTTAGTTGTCGTACCTATCAGTTTTGTTTCAGAACACATTGAGACATTGCAGGAAATTGATATTGAGTATCGCGAAATAGCTGAAGAAGCCGGGATTCACAATTTCCGTCGTGTACCTGCTCCTAATACCCATCCAGTCTTTATTAAAGCATTGGCAGATTTGGTGATTGATTCTTTAAAGCAGCCTAGCTTGAAGCTATCACAAGTCACCCAAATGAAGAAGAAGGTGAAAATGTATCCCCAAGAGCGTTGGGAATGGGGCATTACAACCAGCGCCGAAGTCTGGAATGGAAGAATTGCTATGCTGGGCTTTATTGCTCTCATTATTGAGCTAGTCACCGGACGGGGGCTGCTGCACATGATTGGCTTGTTGTAA
- a CDS encoding class I SAM-dependent methyltransferase yields the protein MATILRDWSYRYQWLYDGISGLAALSVGGETQFRQLALQGLTISSDTKILDLCCGSGQATQFLVKFSQNVTGLDASPLSLKRAKQNVPSASYVEAFAEKMPFINGEFDVVHISVALHEMEPQQLRQIINEVYRVLKPGGVFTLIDFHAPTNPIFWPGVSLFLLLFETETAWQLLKTDLPNLLTEIGFEVSNITLYAGGSLQVIQAQK from the coding sequence ATGGCAACAATTTTAAGAGACTGGAGCTATCGTTATCAGTGGTTGTATGACGGCATATCAGGTTTAGCGGCGTTAAGTGTAGGCGGTGAAACTCAGTTTCGGCAACTAGCTTTGCAAGGCTTAACCATTTCCTCAGACACTAAAATTTTAGATTTATGTTGTGGTAGTGGTCAGGCTACACAATTTTTAGTGAAATTTTCACAAAACGTAACAGGTTTAGATGCTTCTCCCTTATCGTTAAAGCGGGCGAAACAAAATGTACCTAGTGCCTCCTATGTCGAAGCATTTGCAGAAAAGATGCCCTTTATAAATGGTGAATTTGATGTAGTGCATATAAGTGTGGCATTACACGAAATGGAACCTCAGCAATTGCGGCAGATTATTAACGAGGTTTATCGAGTTCTGAAACCAGGGGGTGTGTTTACATTGATAGATTTTCATGCCCCCACAAATCCGATATTTTGGCCTGGGGTATCACTATTTTTGCTGTTGTTTGAGACGGAAACAGCATGGCAATTACTCAAGACTGATCTACCAAACTTATTAACAGAAATTGGCTTTGAAGTTAGTAATATAACTTTATATGCTGGTGGAAGTTTACAAGTAATTCAAGCCCAAAAATAA
- a CDS encoding competence/damage-inducible protein A: protein MSAEIICVGTEMLLGDILNSNAQFLAKQLAQLGIPHYYQTVVGDNPERLKQVIEIAISRAQILIFTGGLGPTPDDLTCETIADFFGVPLVERPEIIEDMAEKFAQRGRVMTPSNRKQALIPEGADILPNPTGTAPGIIWQPRPNVTILTFPGVPSEMYRMWEETAVPYLKSQGWSQEIIYSRSLRFWGIGESALAEKVTSYFNLLNPTVAPYAGNGEVRLRISAKAPSEAAAEDLIVPVETQIKEIAGLDFYGVDNETLASVVGKLLLHSGETLSVAESCTGGGLGQMLTEISGSSEYFWGGVISYDNSVKVGMLGVNPDDLAKLGAVSATVAEQMAVGVKTRLATTWGLSITGIAGPTGGTDTKPVGLVYVGLAGPKDKVASFEYRFGQTRTRPFIRHVSACTALDVLRRKLLTREP, encoded by the coding sequence ATGAGTGCAGAAATTATTTGTGTTGGTACAGAAATGTTGCTGGGAGATATTCTCAACAGCAATGCCCAATTTCTAGCGAAACAATTAGCTCAGCTAGGTATTCCTCATTATTATCAAACCGTAGTAGGAGATAACCCAGAACGGCTAAAACAAGTTATAGAAATTGCGATTTCCAGAGCGCAAATTTTAATTTTTACAGGTGGTCTTGGCCCCACACCAGATGACCTCACCTGCGAAACCATTGCTGATTTTTTTGGCGTTCCCTTGGTAGAACGCCCTGAAATCATCGAAGATATGGCTGAGAAATTTGCCCAACGCGGTCGGGTTATGACTCCTAGTAACCGCAAACAAGCGTTGATTCCTGAAGGTGCAGACATATTGCCCAACCCTACGGGAACAGCACCAGGAATTATTTGGCAACCCCGACCTAATGTGACTATTTTGACTTTTCCTGGCGTACCCTCCGAAATGTACCGGATGTGGGAAGAAACTGCAGTACCCTATCTCAAAAGCCAAGGCTGGAGTCAAGAAATTATTTACAGCCGGAGTTTAAGGTTTTGGGGAATTGGTGAATCTGCTTTAGCAGAAAAAGTCACCTCCTATTTTAATTTGCTGAACCCGACAGTTGCCCCTTATGCAGGTAACGGAGAAGTGCGGTTAAGAATTTCTGCTAAAGCACCTTCTGAAGCAGCAGCAGAGGATTTAATCGTTCCGGTGGAAACACAAATTAAAGAAATTGCCGGCTTAGATTTTTACGGGGTTGATAATGAAACTCTTGCTTCAGTAGTTGGTAAGTTATTGCTACATTCAGGTGAAACCCTATCAGTAGCAGAATCCTGCACAGGTGGCGGACTGGGGCAAATGCTGACGGAAATTTCTGGTAGTTCAGAATACTTTTGGGGTGGTGTAATTTCTTATGACAACTCTGTGAAAGTAGGAATGCTGGGAGTTAACCCAGACGACTTGGCTAAACTGGGTGCTGTTAGTGCTACTGTTGCAGAGCAAATGGCAGTTGGCGTAAAAACTCGCCTTGCTACTACTTGGGGATTGAGTATCACTGGTATTGCAGGCCCTACTGGCGGGACAGATACCAAGCCTGTGGGTTTGGTTTACGTAGGTTTAGCAGGGCCTAAAGATAAAGTAGCTAGTTTTGAATATCGATTTGGACAAACGCGGACTCGTCCTTTTATTCGCCATGTCAGTGCGTGTACAGCATTGGATGTACTGCGACGCAAGTTATTGACGAGAGAGCCTTAA
- a CDS encoding glycosyltransferase family 4 protein, producing the protein MPPEIYHLISFLVAAVVVLWTTPDIRKIGIKSGRVDQPGERKVHQRPMVRLGGVSIFAGTITSLLIVWWLGGFGSLPPDKEWQIWGVTLGGLGFFLIGLADDLLNLSPLSRLLMQVIVAAGAWKAGVSIDFITIPTMGIVNLDWLSLPITVIWLVGMVNAINWIDGLDGLAAGVSGIAAVVMLVVALFMHQPAAALIAAALAGAALGFLRYNFNPAQIFMGDGGAYFMGFTLASVGVIGLVKIPAFTAVLLPYLILAVPIVDMSAVILARLRRGKSPFTADKSHLHHRLLKAGLSHRWTVLFIYSLTLWVGSLALAIAGIPSGIAYACAGTSLLSFAVWRVWKISR; encoded by the coding sequence ATGCCTCCTGAGATTTATCATCTTATTTCCTTCCTAGTTGCGGCTGTAGTCGTTCTCTGGACAACACCAGATATTAGGAAAATAGGTATAAAAAGTGGACGTGTAGATCAACCTGGTGAGCGAAAAGTTCATCAGCGCCCAATGGTACGCCTGGGAGGAGTGTCTATTTTCGCAGGGACTATAACCTCTCTACTTATTGTCTGGTGGTTGGGTGGATTTGGCAGCCTACCACCAGACAAAGAATGGCAAATTTGGGGCGTAACTTTAGGTGGTCTCGGCTTTTTCCTCATTGGTTTAGCTGACGATTTGCTGAACTTGTCACCCTTATCGCGTCTGCTAATGCAAGTAATTGTGGCAGCTGGTGCGTGGAAAGCAGGGGTGAGTATAGATTTCATAACTATTCCCACAATGGGGATTGTCAACCTAGATTGGCTGAGTTTGCCGATTACAGTGATTTGGCTAGTGGGGATGGTAAACGCCATTAACTGGATTGACGGTTTAGATGGATTAGCTGCGGGAGTCAGTGGAATTGCGGCTGTGGTGATGCTAGTTGTAGCACTATTTATGCACCAACCAGCCGCCGCCCTCATCGCCGCAGCTCTTGCAGGTGCAGCACTAGGATTTCTCCGCTACAATTTCAACCCCGCTCAAATCTTTATGGGAGATGGCGGGGCTTATTTTATGGGATTCACCCTAGCTTCTGTAGGCGTAATTGGTCTGGTAAAAATTCCTGCTTTCACAGCTGTATTATTGCCTTACCTGATTCTTGCTGTGCCGATTGTCGATATGTCAGCGGTAATTTTAGCGCGGCTAAGACGCGGTAAATCTCCGTTTACAGCCGATAAAAGCCATCTACACCATCGACTACTCAAAGCAGGTTTATCCCATCGTTGGACGGTTTTATTTATTTATTCTCTAACCCTATGGGTGGGAAGTTTAGCCTTAGCTATTGCTGGAATACCCAGTGGTATTGCTTACGCCTGTGCTGGTACTTCACTGCTGAGTTTTGCAGTTTGGCGAGTTTGGAAAATATCTCGATAA
- a CDS encoding STAS domain-containing protein, whose translation MTLKQKLQVVLFKPQGSIDLEGGIALSNEMAQVIPQPHQLWVIDLAAVDFMDSSGLVSLVKGLKAARQSGCRLVLCNVEAPVRLILEITQLDSVFEIFDTYEDVLSLIHDRRLALAS comes from the coding sequence ATGACTCTAAAACAGAAACTTCAAGTGGTTTTATTCAAACCTCAAGGCAGCATTGATTTAGAGGGTGGTATAGCTTTAAGTAATGAAATGGCTCAAGTAATACCCCAACCTCATCAACTTTGGGTGATCGATTTAGCCGCAGTGGATTTTATGGATAGTTCTGGATTGGTCTCCCTAGTCAAAGGATTAAAAGCTGCACGCCAAAGTGGATGTCGCTTAGTTCTTTGCAATGTAGAAGCACCTGTCCGGTTGATTTTAGAAATAACTCAATTAGATTCAGTATTTGAAATTTTTGATACTTATGAAGATGTTCTCTCTCTTATCCACGATCGCAGACTGGCTCTAGCAAGTTGA
- a CDS encoding DedA family protein yields MSLELISLENIQEFAHHYGYWAIFLGILLENLGIPLPGETVTLVGGFLAGSNELNYWFVLGNAVAGAVLGGTCGYWIGRLGGWSFLLKMGKIFRISEEKLLNIKAQFSENAGKAVFFGRFFALLRIFAAPLAGIAEMSFGKFFVYNLAGASAWAGVMVTLAFFAGRVVSLEQLVSWVSHFAIAALLILVALIVIPLWLESRQVKRAAGE; encoded by the coding sequence ATGTCTCTTGAGTTGATTTCACTAGAAAACATCCAGGAATTCGCCCACCATTATGGTTATTGGGCAATATTTTTGGGAATTTTGCTAGAAAATTTGGGCATTCCCCTTCCTGGCGAAACCGTAACTCTTGTGGGTGGGTTTTTAGCCGGCAGTAATGAACTTAATTACTGGTTTGTGCTTGGGAACGCCGTTGCCGGTGCTGTGCTTGGTGGCACTTGTGGCTATTGGATTGGTAGACTCGGAGGGTGGAGTTTCTTACTTAAAATGGGTAAGATATTCCGGATATCTGAAGAAAAACTACTAAATATTAAAGCGCAATTTAGTGAAAATGCAGGTAAAGCTGTGTTTTTTGGCCGCTTTTTTGCATTACTAAGAATTTTTGCAGCCCCACTAGCTGGGATAGCTGAAATGTCCTTCGGAAAATTCTTTGTATACAACTTAGCAGGGGCTAGTGCTTGGGCTGGTGTGATGGTGACATTAGCTTTCTTCGCAGGAAGAGTTGTTTCTTTAGAACAACTGGTTTCCTGGGTAAGCCATTTTGCGATCGCAGCCTTACTAATTTTAGTAGCCTTGATTGTTATACCCCTGTGGTTGGAATCTCGCCAAGTCAAGCGCGCAGCGGGAGAATAA
- a CDS encoding Tic20 family protein, translated as MAWRGSTTVSDRILACLPYLLPLIDGLMFGVSLFRDFPALQVLLVPLQPVLLIYGSLGQFGQLIVFFALFFLVVRNEKINHFIRYNTMQAILLDIIVFLGSIVLRVVALPGIVFAVQTVASTIFLGLVAAVVYSVAQSLMGRYAEIPAISDAVYMQVR; from the coding sequence ATGGCTTGGCGCGGGTCTACAACTGTTTCCGACCGGATTCTTGCTTGCTTACCTTATTTACTGCCCTTGATTGATGGACTAATGTTCGGTGTGTCTTTATTCAGAGATTTTCCAGCGCTGCAAGTGCTGCTGGTGCCTCTTCAGCCTGTTCTTCTCATTTATGGTAGTTTAGGGCAATTTGGGCAACTAATTGTTTTCTTTGCTTTATTTTTTTTAGTAGTGAGAAATGAAAAAATCAATCATTTCATTCGCTATAACACTATGCAGGCAATTCTTTTAGACATTATTGTGTTTCTTGGCAGTATAGTTTTGCGGGTTGTTGCACTCCCTGGGATAGTTTTTGCTGTGCAAACAGTAGCTAGCACAATCTTTCTCGGCTTAGTAGCAGCAGTGGTATATTCTGTTGCTCAGTCTTTAATGGGGCGTTACGCAGAAATTCCCGCAATTTCGGATGCTGTTTATATGCAAGTGCGGTAG
- a CDS encoding fumarylacetoacetate hydrolase family protein has protein sequence MAQRYVRVQNQEGQIYYGLLQLSLNVQVLDAPPWLQGQPTDLILEPEEYQILAPCAPSKIVAVGKNYADHAAEMGTPVPSEPLLFLKPPTSIIASETEIKYPVLSQRVDYEGELALIIGDRTSDCTPEEAQTKIWGYTIANDVTARDLQKKDGQWTRAKGFDTFCPLGPWIVRELNPGARLQTFLNDNVNPVQSSCIDQMVFPPDFLVSYISQVMTLMPGDIVLTGTPEGVGSLQLGDRVRVEIEGIGRLENIVVSR, from the coding sequence ATGGCGCAACGCTATGTGCGAGTTCAAAATCAGGAAGGACAGATTTACTATGGGTTGTTACAACTCTCCCTAAATGTCCAGGTGCTAGATGCTCCACCTTGGCTACAGGGACAACCTACAGATTTAATCTTGGAACCAGAAGAATATCAAATTCTGGCTCCTTGTGCTCCCTCAAAAATTGTCGCGGTGGGCAAGAATTATGCCGATCATGCAGCAGAAATGGGAACTCCTGTACCAAGTGAGCCACTCCTATTTCTCAAACCGCCAACATCAATTATTGCCTCTGAGACTGAAATCAAGTATCCAGTACTATCACAACGAGTAGACTACGAAGGCGAATTGGCGTTAATCATTGGCGATCGCACCAGTGATTGTACTCCGGAGGAAGCTCAAACTAAAATTTGGGGTTACACCATTGCTAATGACGTAACAGCAAGAGATTTGCAAAAAAAAGATGGACAATGGACGAGAGCCAAAGGTTTTGACACCTTTTGTCCTTTGGGCCCTTGGATTGTCCGAGAATTAAACCCGGGAGCGAGATTGCAGACCTTTCTCAATGACAATGTCAATCCAGTACAATCTAGCTGTATTGATCAAATGGTATTTCCACCAGATTTTTTGGTGTCATATATCAGTCAAGTAATGACACTAATGCCTGGAGATATAGTACTTACAGGTACCCCGGAGGGTGTAGGTTCTTTACAACTAGGCGATCGCGTCCGTGTGGAAATTGAAGGCATTGGTCGCCTAGAAAACATCGTTGTATCTCGTTAA
- a CDS encoding dienelactone hydrolase, with protein sequence MSVRAFFHATKVEDAFSPYDTIHLKVFYPAQISGTNQEQNMGIVPANSQLAPFKVVIFFNGINCGPEIYQWLAVKLAERGLVVVTFSWVAQNLPGMVSLTPGVDIKMLNPNSFGSRPTASALPTLLAELERLQSQGILAGLLNLQHIILGGHSAGGRVAIESANPQFFPQVVAAFAYGAHTAAGLQIGYPSGTILPLPNAVPLMLIGGTCDGVIFQSSYRYGVNWEDPTTPIVRTFKEAISSHRGDNYLLLLEGANHFSIGYPLDFTTNSHVLDLPATQPEEQLRNLMAETIGLFIDAHICHQQTALETLNQHLVSNHPLIALFERK encoded by the coding sequence ATGAGCGTTCGAGCATTTTTCCACGCTACCAAAGTCGAAGATGCTTTCTCCCCATATGACACTATTCACCTAAAAGTTTTCTACCCAGCTCAAATTTCCGGTACTAATCAGGAACAAAATATGGGCATTGTTCCTGCAAATTCTCAACTGGCTCCCTTTAAAGTAGTGATTTTTTTTAACGGCATCAACTGTGGCCCGGAAATATATCAGTGGCTTGCTGTTAAATTGGCAGAACGTGGGCTTGTAGTTGTGACATTTTCCTGGGTTGCCCAAAATTTACCGGGAATGGTGTCTTTAACACCTGGTGTTGATATTAAAATGTTGAATCCAAACAGCTTTGGTTCCAGGCCAACAGCCTCCGCTTTGCCAACATTGCTAGCCGAATTAGAGCGTTTACAATCACAGGGGATTCTGGCTGGATTGCTTAATTTACAGCATATTATTTTAGGAGGTCATTCTGCTGGGGGTAGAGTCGCAATCGAAAGTGCTAATCCACAGTTTTTTCCCCAAGTTGTAGCGGCTTTTGCCTATGGTGCTCATACCGCAGCAGGTTTACAGATAGGATATCCATCCGGCACAATCTTACCCTTGCCTAATGCTGTACCACTAATGTTAATTGGCGGCACTTGTGATGGCGTAATTTTTCAAAGCAGCTATCGTTATGGAGTCAATTGGGAAGATCCAACAACCCCAATAGTCAGAACTTTCAAAGAAGCAATCTCTAGTCATAGAGGAGATAATTATTTGCTGCTTTTAGAGGGGGCTAACCATTTTTCTATAGGCTATCCATTAGATTTCACAACCAATAGCCATGTTTTAGATTTGCCAGCAACTCAACCCGAAGAGCAACTACGGAATTTAATGGCAGAAACGATTGGTTTATTCATTGATGCTCATATTTGTCATCAACAAACAGCCCTGGAAACTCTCAATCAACACCTAGTATCTAATCACCCTTTAATTGCATTATTTGAGCGAAAGTAG
- the glyA gene encoding serine hydroxymethyltransferase — MTKTNSDILNSSDPAIAELLNQELQRQRDHLELIASENFTSAAVLAAQGSVLTNKYAEGLPGKRYYGGCEFVDKVEQLAIDRAKKLFGAAHANVQPHSGAQANFAVFLTLLEPGDTIMGMDLSHGGHLTHGSPVNVSGKWFKVKHYGVSQQTEQLDYGQIRELALRERPKLLICGYSAYPRIIDFEKFRSIADEVGAYLLADIAHIAGLVATGLHPNPIPHCHVVTTTTHKTLRGPRGGLILTGDAELGKKLDKSVFPGTQGGPLEHVIAAKAVAFGEALKPEFQTYSAQVIENARALATQLQNRGLKLVSDGTDNHLMLVDLQSIGMTGKQADQLVSGVNITANKNTVPFDPQSPFVTSGLRLGSPAMTTRGLGVAEFTEIGNIIADRLLSPESEEVAADCRRRVAALCDRFPLYSHLEIPVPALA, encoded by the coding sequence GTGACTAAGACAAACTCAGACATTCTTAACTCTAGCGATCCGGCGATCGCAGAGCTACTTAATCAAGAACTACAGCGTCAACGCGACCATTTAGAGTTGATTGCTAGTGAGAACTTTACCTCTGCGGCTGTACTAGCAGCTCAAGGTTCTGTACTGACAAATAAATATGCTGAAGGACTGCCTGGTAAACGCTACTATGGCGGTTGTGAATTTGTCGATAAAGTGGAGCAGCTAGCAATTGACCGTGCGAAAAAGCTTTTTGGTGCTGCTCATGCCAATGTTCAACCCCATTCCGGCGCACAAGCAAATTTTGCGGTGTTTTTAACACTGTTAGAACCTGGTGACACAATCATGGGCATGGATTTGTCTCATGGGGGACATCTGACCCACGGTTCACCCGTGAATGTGTCTGGTAAGTGGTTCAAAGTGAAGCACTACGGCGTTAGTCAACAAACAGAACAACTCGACTATGGCCAAATTCGCGAGCTGGCGCTAAGGGAGCGTCCTAAGCTACTAATTTGCGGTTATTCAGCTTACCCCCGCATCATTGACTTTGAAAAGTTCCGCAGTATTGCAGATGAAGTTGGTGCTTACCTATTAGCGGATATTGCTCATATAGCTGGTTTAGTCGCCACTGGTCTGCATCCTAACCCAATTCCTCACTGCCATGTGGTGACCACTACTACCCATAAAACTCTACGCGGCCCTCGTGGTGGTTTGATTTTAACAGGCGACGCAGAATTGGGTAAAAAGCTGGATAAATCAGTTTTCCCCGGAACTCAAGGCGGGCCTTTAGAACATGTAATTGCGGCAAAAGCTGTAGCTTTTGGTGAAGCGCTCAAGCCAGAATTTCAAACCTATTCTGCCCAAGTTATTGAGAATGCCCGTGCTTTGGCAACTCAACTGCAAAATCGTGGTTTAAAACTAGTATCAGATGGGACAGATAACCATCTAATGCTAGTAGATTTACAGTCTATCGGGATGACAGGTAAACAAGCGGATCAGTTAGTCAGTGGTGTAAATATTACCGCTAACAAAAACACAGTTCCCTTCGATCCACAGTCACCATTTGTCACCAGTGGACTGAGATTAGGTTCACCAGCTATGACCACTAGAGGTCTAGGTGTGGCAGAATTTACCGAGATAGGTAATATTATTGCCGATCGCCTACTATCCCCAGAATCAGAGGAAGTTGCAGCTGATTGTCGGCGCAGGGTAGCCGCATTATGCGATCGCTTCCCCCTATACTCTCATCTAGAGATTCCTGTGCCAGCTTTAGCATAG
- a CDS encoding Npun_F5560 family protein produces the protein MSQSDTSNIQALSTEVSQLRQELQLRDQLVQQLSQELFRLVKGNTSFMPQKPPEPEQDTKQLQALQEQLQAIEQQVTFYQEQITARDTEIYQLRQNVQELTDRSRMLEQVVQELPQIYRRKFEERMAPVREKVAMLQRENRQLQAELQSVSYRLALKSRNANHSGIDLPSFPRPASEETSISPVPNS, from the coding sequence GTGAGCCAATCTGATACATCCAACATCCAAGCTCTCTCTACCGAAGTATCGCAACTGCGCCAAGAGTTGCAGCTTCGCGATCAATTAGTGCAACAGCTATCACAAGAACTCTTCCGACTGGTGAAGGGCAATACTAGCTTTATGCCCCAAAAGCCACCAGAGCCAGAGCAAGATACCAAGCAGTTGCAGGCTTTGCAGGAACAACTGCAAGCTATTGAACAACAGGTGACATTCTACCAAGAGCAAATTACTGCACGTGATACCGAAATTTACCAATTGCGGCAGAATGTGCAGGAATTGACCGATCGCAGTCGGATGTTGGAGCAAGTAGTACAGGAGTTACCTCAAATATATCGTCGCAAATTCGAGGAGCGCATGGCTCCTGTGAGAGAAAAAGTGGCAATGCTACAACGAGAAAATCGGCAACTGCAAGCAGAATTACAAAGCGTAAGTTACCGACTAGCGCTAAAAAGCCGTAATGCTAACCATAGTGGCATTGATTTGCCCAGTTTTCCCCGCCCAGCATCAGAAGAAACTTCTATTTCTCCTGTACCCAATAGTTAA
- the rpsF gene encoding 30S ribosomal protein S6, whose protein sequence is MSIVYETMFILRPDLGDEQVEQAITKYQNLLKEHGAEDIQIQNRGKRRLAYEIQKQRDGIYIQFNYTGPGTAIAPVERAMRLSEEVIRYLTIKQDVPEEKAEQVAVTA, encoded by the coding sequence ATGTCGATAGTTTATGAAACAATGTTCATCCTGCGTCCTGACTTAGGAGACGAACAAGTAGAGCAAGCGATTACTAAATATCAGAACTTGCTCAAAGAACACGGTGCAGAAGATATCCAAATTCAAAATCGTGGCAAGCGTCGTCTAGCTTATGAAATTCAAAAGCAGCGGGATGGCATTTACATTCAATTCAACTATACTGGACCGGGAACTGCGATCGCCCCTGTAGAAAGGGCTATGCGTTTAAGCGAAGAAGTCATTCGCTACCTGACTATTAAACAGGATGTTCCCGAGGAAAAAGCAGAACAAGTGGCTGTAACCGCTTAA